In Vreelandella piezotolerans, one genomic interval encodes:
- a CDS encoding nuclease-related domain-containing DEAD/DEAH box helicase — MATIYPRLSDTELEALPSRAEANVYRQLRALDFPGLEVMHSLATQTRNDKGTWVGEIDFLLFHPQYGIQLWEVKGGGVWLDGGGQWWSQGNHGTHKLTTTPLEQLKKQTGSLVQALNRVLPGIKLPIAPVLVFPDTREWQGTFPELTLNRDHVLLKGDIQSLNAEQLIARFQNTAWAGKGAANSLPLTKQQTRLIQHHLLRPACALTTSVAEQARDVEAALFRLSEEQQWVLRLLEHIPRMAIYGGAGTGKSVLARMRAEQQAREGKKVLLLCFNIALADAHRQAMAETQLGTIEIATFHELCQTRAEQAGISWLVPEASNELPRFYNETAPDLLIEALQKAPEQWDALIVDEAQDYVPEWWLPLYEMLAEDASVTLLADPAQNLYARDYHLPVDVFEGMVPYPFTLHRNYRNAYEIACWLKERHGAAAEPGEHLPSSQHAVAVHTWKKPQDQWSLLQKTIAELEQEGFQPEDILLLTPFKVTNSQVLQALMDHSPQYSERMSNVAAVKGLEAPVVILVDLGASAWAANPKVEYVGASRARVKVFVFTSAQSVT; from the coding sequence ATGGCCACGATTTATCCACGCCTAAGTGATACTGAATTAGAAGCACTGCCCTCACGCGCAGAGGCAAATGTGTATCGCCAGCTGCGAGCGCTGGATTTTCCTGGCCTTGAAGTCATGCACAGCCTTGCCACGCAAACCCGTAACGATAAGGGAACGTGGGTAGGTGAGATCGACTTTTTGCTATTTCATCCGCAATACGGTATTCAGCTTTGGGAAGTCAAAGGTGGCGGCGTGTGGCTGGATGGGGGAGGGCAGTGGTGGTCACAGGGCAACCATGGCACCCATAAGCTGACGACCACGCCGCTTGAACAGTTAAAAAAGCAGACAGGCAGCCTTGTGCAGGCGCTGAACCGAGTGCTGCCAGGTATCAAGTTACCCATTGCACCGGTGTTGGTATTTCCTGACACGCGAGAATGGCAAGGAACGTTTCCTGAACTTACCCTGAACCGCGACCACGTCTTGCTGAAAGGCGATATACAAAGCCTAAACGCTGAGCAGCTTATCGCACGTTTTCAAAACACCGCCTGGGCAGGCAAAGGTGCTGCTAATTCGCTACCGCTTACCAAACAGCAAACCAGGTTGATACAACACCATTTGTTACGCCCTGCGTGTGCACTGACCACAAGTGTGGCTGAGCAAGCCCGTGATGTAGAAGCAGCATTGTTTCGCTTGAGTGAAGAACAGCAATGGGTACTGCGCCTGTTAGAGCACATTCCCCGTATGGCAATTTATGGGGGAGCAGGCACAGGCAAAAGCGTGCTGGCGCGAATGCGTGCCGAGCAACAGGCAAGAGAAGGAAAGAAAGTGCTTCTGCTGTGCTTCAATATTGCCTTGGCAGACGCCCACCGCCAAGCCATGGCCGAGACCCAACTCGGTACGATAGAGATAGCCACCTTTCACGAGCTTTGCCAAACACGGGCAGAGCAAGCTGGTATCAGCTGGCTAGTGCCGGAAGCGTCGAATGAGCTACCTCGCTTTTACAATGAAACAGCACCGGACTTACTTATTGAAGCCTTGCAGAAAGCCCCCGAGCAATGGGATGCCCTCATCGTCGATGAAGCACAAGACTACGTGCCCGAGTGGTGGCTGCCGCTTTATGAAATGCTAGCAGAAGACGCCAGCGTGACGCTTTTAGCAGACCCTGCCCAAAACCTCTACGCACGGGATTATCACTTGCCGGTAGATGTGTTCGAAGGCATGGTGCCGTACCCGTTTACCTTGCACCGCAACTACCGCAATGCTTATGAAATTGCCTGTTGGCTAAAAGAGCGCCACGGTGCAGCCGCAGAGCCAGGGGAGCATCTGCCCAGCAGCCAACATGCAGTAGCTGTTCACACTTGGAAAAAGCCCCAGGATCAATGGTCGCTGCTACAAAAAACAATAGCTGAGCTTGAGCAAGAGGGCTTCCAACCGGAAGATATCTTGCTACTTACCCCCTTCAAGGTAACCAACAGCCAAGTGTTGCAAGCGCTTATGGATCATAGCCCGCAGTATAGCGAGCGCATGTCCAATGTCGCCGCGGTAAAAGGTTTGGAAGCGCCAGTGGTGATTCTGGTTGATTTGGGTGCCAGTGCTTGGGCAGCGAACCCGAAAGTGGAGTATGTAGGGGCGTCTCGGGCGCGGGTGAAAGTTTTCGTGTTTACGTCTGCACAGAGTGTTACATGA
- a CDS encoding DUF499 domain-containing protein, protein MPFADSSVNEKQCREPPMQSVLTTCKPRPEILAGTFNPEIFTASLNRVLTDYRKGAAKEGAQSLYSDPVAFFREATYPTAGLRSIVDNALARLVNGDLSRPAMQRLDTAFGGGKTHTLIALLHAAMQGNRLAEPMADIVPAERLGEPGQIRVVGVIGDTVDTLRETAGGAEPKPNTLWWIIATQLLDESQREPILSRLDGSSSPASDEFFDHLFGDQPTLIIVDEIAQYLSRIEAAFPGVGAEQAAAFLMSLSTYAREKANLAVVISLASATNAFGGFNKLMGNLQSTHGLSSAEAEAITGTASRQTLDVVSRTSEATTPVTEGDLSQIMAKRLFISVDQQAAQQTVEAFVEMYRQAGTDLPSNATDVTVSNELMANYPFHPTLIAFLSQKLSQVETFQGTRGLLRTLARTVRRIWEAKREISLIQTGHIDLSDNTIRAELLGKTGNEDFQAVLDADVTKVAGSQSTARTVAGDLDAHNPHPEGYPVHEWSWRVVFLHSLIGRGGGLEDERYGIDLTSAVYEMASPAMKPATVRSALELIEREANYLRERHSRLYADTVPTLNNILRRIQGSVTQEEALTRIEQVVRGLIKTSAVFDIRHHIHTSEDMPDKQRKPQLGIVAFDVEDIDPSQFIERRGDTVREHQNLIFLLVPSATHIKGATWSEQRTHQEQRARDNVMHLARKAIAVERLKENPDNWNIRHEQLQRSDFKDHAAKRPAELRTAIDEMYRQLVFSGRENGQVVTRDIGKRGSGPAAGGSGGIHTEDAILKQLSEEGELITEERASTAEISTLVGKLFFQTRNQVKTADLINNFACRREWPILQAPELLAMILVQGAKRSSWCLGYFSQPNDPKPEVLYHQENEPPLGLDPLDKGQEWFICTKAHAKQIGWLEDIERRPHLVAQWTEGVINSRELLNISELATVVEQAHDKVCPQEQEKQLHNLLIMRVVVAYPKAAFDEQGNADPDQAMTGDKVPLEGVKEGILVPYRIAQERGWLRAPKVQPKSFTLTQSDSIKKLFNLLAGTGLSQSKTEVQMLQIAAATPDGGVFQLGMTHTSISALVESRQLFSSLNTRLRFTDERKHQVRLTLGELDQNCKFVSMMEQLKDT, encoded by the coding sequence GTGCCTTTTGCAGATTCATCTGTTAATGAAAAACAGTGCAGGGAGCCACCGATGCAAAGCGTTTTGACGACGTGCAAGCCAAGGCCAGAAATTCTGGCGGGAACCTTCAACCCGGAAATTTTTACCGCGAGCCTCAACCGCGTGCTCACCGACTATCGCAAGGGGGCTGCTAAGGAAGGCGCTCAGTCGCTCTATTCTGATCCGGTAGCCTTTTTTCGCGAAGCGACCTACCCAACAGCAGGCTTGCGCTCCATCGTCGATAACGCATTGGCACGCCTTGTAAATGGTGATCTTTCACGACCAGCAATGCAGCGTTTGGATACCGCTTTTGGTGGCGGTAAAACGCACACACTGATTGCGCTTCTACACGCGGCTATGCAAGGCAATCGCTTGGCAGAGCCTATGGCTGATATTGTTCCTGCTGAGCGCTTAGGAGAACCTGGTCAAATCCGTGTCGTTGGGGTGATAGGGGACACCGTAGATACGCTGCGGGAAACGGCTGGCGGTGCCGAGCCGAAGCCGAATACGCTTTGGTGGATCATTGCTACGCAGCTGCTGGATGAAAGCCAGCGTGAGCCGATTCTTAGCCGATTAGATGGCTCTTCTTCCCCTGCATCAGATGAGTTTTTTGATCACCTTTTTGGAGATCAGCCCACACTCATCATTGTTGATGAAATTGCTCAGTACCTTTCACGTATTGAAGCTGCTTTCCCAGGTGTTGGGGCAGAACAAGCAGCTGCGTTTCTCATGTCGCTCTCCACCTACGCACGCGAAAAAGCTAACTTAGCTGTTGTCATTAGTTTAGCCTCGGCGACCAACGCCTTTGGTGGTTTCAACAAGCTAATGGGTAACTTGCAATCTACCCACGGGCTATCAAGCGCCGAGGCAGAAGCTATTACAGGTACTGCTAGCCGCCAAACACTTGATGTAGTTAGCCGGACATCCGAGGCTACCACGCCGGTTACCGAGGGTGACCTTTCGCAGATCATGGCAAAGCGGCTATTTATCTCGGTTGACCAACAAGCGGCCCAACAAACCGTTGAAGCTTTTGTTGAGATGTACCGTCAGGCGGGCACGGATCTACCGTCTAACGCCACGGATGTCACCGTATCAAACGAATTGATGGCCAATTACCCGTTCCATCCCACGTTGATTGCGTTTTTATCGCAGAAGTTATCGCAGGTAGAAACATTCCAGGGGACTCGCGGGCTACTGCGAACCTTGGCGCGTACCGTGCGGCGTATTTGGGAAGCCAAGCGTGAAATTTCGCTTATCCAGACCGGCCATATCGACCTCTCAGACAACACCATTCGTGCCGAGCTGCTAGGCAAAACCGGCAACGAAGATTTTCAGGCAGTGCTGGATGCCGATGTCACAAAAGTGGCCGGTAGCCAGTCAACGGCGCGTACCGTTGCTGGTGACCTTGATGCCCACAACCCGCACCCTGAAGGGTATCCCGTTCATGAATGGTCGTGGCGCGTGGTGTTTCTCCATAGTTTGATTGGCCGAGGTGGCGGCTTAGAGGACGAGCGTTACGGCATTGACTTAACCTCAGCTGTTTATGAAATGGCCTCGCCCGCGATGAAACCGGCCACCGTTCGTTCAGCGTTGGAATTGATTGAACGCGAAGCCAACTACCTTCGTGAGCGTCATTCGCGTTTGTATGCCGATACAGTGCCGACGCTGAACAACATTCTGCGACGTATACAGGGCAGCGTGACGCAAGAAGAAGCGCTGACCCGTATAGAGCAGGTGGTGCGTGGGCTAATCAAGACGTCTGCAGTTTTCGATATTCGCCACCATATCCACACCAGCGAGGATATGCCTGATAAACAGCGTAAGCCGCAGTTAGGTATCGTTGCCTTCGATGTTGAGGATATCGACCCTAGCCAGTTTATTGAGCGTCGTGGAGACACGGTGCGTGAACATCAAAATCTGATTTTCTTGCTCGTACCCAGCGCCACACACATTAAAGGAGCTACCTGGAGCGAACAGCGCACGCATCAAGAGCAGCGCGCCCGCGACAACGTCATGCACTTGGCACGCAAAGCCATTGCGGTTGAGCGCCTGAAAGAAAACCCGGATAACTGGAATATTCGCCACGAGCAGTTGCAGCGCAGCGATTTCAAAGATCACGCAGCCAAGAGGCCCGCGGAGCTACGCACCGCTATTGATGAAATGTACCGTCAACTTGTCTTTTCAGGGCGTGAAAATGGCCAAGTGGTTACCCGCGATATCGGCAAGCGTGGTAGCGGGCCTGCAGCAGGTGGCTCTGGTGGCATCCATACTGAAGATGCCATTCTTAAGCAGCTCTCTGAAGAGGGCGAGCTGATCACTGAAGAGCGGGCCAGCACTGCCGAAATATCGACACTGGTGGGCAAACTCTTCTTCCAAACGCGTAATCAGGTAAAAACTGCCGATCTAATTAACAATTTTGCCTGCCGCAGAGAGTGGCCTATTCTGCAAGCGCCAGAACTGCTGGCAATGATATTGGTGCAAGGCGCTAAGCGCAGCAGTTGGTGCTTAGGGTATTTCTCCCAGCCAAATGACCCCAAGCCAGAAGTACTTTATCATCAAGAAAACGAGCCGCCCTTGGGGCTAGACCCGCTGGATAAAGGGCAGGAATGGTTTATATGCACCAAGGCGCACGCCAAGCAAATCGGTTGGCTGGAGGATATCGAACGCCGTCCCCATCTCGTGGCTCAGTGGACAGAAGGAGTGATTAATAGCCGTGAGCTGCTTAACATCAGTGAGTTAGCCACTGTTGTGGAGCAAGCGCATGACAAGGTGTGTCCTCAAGAGCAGGAAAAGCAGCTACACAATTTATTAATAATGCGCGTAGTAGTCGCCTATCCAAAAGCTGCGTTTGACGAGCAGGGCAATGCCGACCCTGATCAAGCCATGACCGGCGATAAGGTACCTCTAGAAGGCGTAAAAGAAGGTATCTTGGTACCTTACCGTATTGCTCAGGAACGTGGATGGTTAAGAGCGCCCAAGGTACAGCCCAAGAGCTTTACGCTGACGCAATCCGACAGCATCAAAAAGCTTTTTAACCTGCTGGCAGGCACCGGGCTGAGCCAATCCAAAACCGAAGTGCAAATGCTGCAGATTGCAGCAGCAACGCCTGACGGCGGGGTATTTCAGCTGGGAATGACACACACCTCTATCAGCGCATTGGTCGAGAGTCGCCAGCTTTTCTCTTCGCTGAACACTCGGCTACGCTTTACGGATGAGCGCAAACATCAAGTGCGCCTCACGCTGGGTGAGCTTGACCAGAACTGTAAATTTGTCTCTATGATGGAACAACTGAAGGATACGTAA
- a CDS encoding DUF7680 family protein gives MATDANPSSRGGRKSSQVDEAQLAKLARRSPYVLRLTRHKDMPPPVLTIKERIAPEDRDDTEGMTNPRAKTVERGNLYGDSVRACLPVLKRILEEVKDEQGIPLGLETYMNIKGLQQTDLNFPLDETAGARLALFFRLQSKVKDVDRIELIGRRVAMFSREEAVYWLANVTTADPALRSWATSGLRILLCGDAGDKRAPRILEKVRARG, from the coding sequence ATGGCAACTGATGCCAATCCCTCATCTCGCGGGGGACGTAAAAGCTCACAGGTGGACGAAGCGCAGCTGGCAAAGTTGGCGCGTCGTTCTCCTTATGTTCTACGTTTAACACGCCACAAGGATATGCCGCCGCCGGTTCTGACGATCAAAGAACGTATCGCGCCGGAAGACCGTGATGACACTGAAGGCATGACCAACCCGCGTGCCAAAACAGTGGAGCGCGGCAATCTATACGGCGATTCAGTGCGTGCTTGCTTACCGGTGCTGAAGCGTATTCTTGAAGAAGTGAAAGACGAGCAGGGCATACCGCTTGGCTTAGAAACGTACATGAATATTAAGGGGCTACAGCAGACGGATCTCAACTTTCCCCTGGATGAAACCGCCGGGGCACGCTTGGCACTGTTCTTTCGTTTGCAAAGCAAAGTAAAGGATGTCGACCGCATAGAGCTGATTGGCCGCCGGGTGGCGATGTTCTCTCGTGAGGAAGCCGTTTATTGGCTGGCCAATGTGACTACAGCAGACCCAGCACTACGCAGCTGGGCGACGAGCGGTTTAAGAATTTTGCTCTGCGGTGATGCAGGCGACAAACGCGCGCCACGTATTTTAGAAAAAGTTCGCGCTCGCGGTTAA